The Halorientalis sp. IM1011 genome window below encodes:
- a CDS encoding succinylglutamate desuccinylase/aspartoacylase family protein, translating to MTSLGTATAAPGEIDTGRLFVGETRDGTEVGLPVAVVNGADSGKTLYVQAASDGDELNGVGVIQRLVPRLDPEAIAGTILIVGIVNYHAFQVAEHRNPIDDTKMNRTYPGDDRGTSSERIAAATFDAATRADLILDLHQGSTSRMIDECRVRCGPRHRLHEECLELAKVFGCGYILDQKGPDGQLARAGPDNGIPTIDPELGGCVGWDESSIQTGVQGVENVLAYYGFTDDTHVPDPQTRATGFEQYGAPSGGLVTFHKELGERVARNDLLFEVTDVFGAVKAEITADSQGVFWRTRRLPQVATGEYVCSVGTDVNSY from the coding sequence ATGACCAGCCTCGGCACGGCGACTGCGGCCCCCGGTGAGATCGACACCGGGCGGCTGTTCGTCGGTGAGACTCGTGACGGCACCGAGGTCGGACTGCCGGTCGCGGTCGTCAACGGTGCCGACAGCGGGAAGACGCTCTACGTGCAGGCAGCGAGTGACGGCGACGAACTCAACGGCGTCGGCGTGATTCAGCGCCTCGTCCCCCGGCTCGACCCCGAGGCGATCGCCGGCACAATTCTGATCGTCGGCATCGTCAACTACCACGCCTTCCAGGTCGCCGAGCACCGCAACCCCATCGACGACACGAAGATGAACCGGACCTACCCCGGCGACGACCGGGGGACCTCGAGCGAGCGCATCGCCGCCGCCACCTTCGACGCCGCGACCCGTGCCGACCTCATCCTCGATCTTCACCAGGGCTCTACCTCCCGGATGATCGACGAGTGCCGCGTCCGGTGTGGCCCGCGCCACCGCCTCCACGAGGAGTGTCTCGAACTCGCCAAAGTCTTCGGGTGTGGCTACATCCTCGACCAGAAAGGCCCCGACGGCCAGCTCGCCCGCGCCGGCCCCGACAACGGCATCCCCACCATCGACCCCGAGCTGGGGGGCTGTGTGGGCTGGGACGAGAGCTCCATCCAGACCGGTGTGCAGGGCGTCGAGAACGTCCTCGCCTACTACGGCTTCACCGACGACACCCACGTCCCCGACCCCCAGACCCGCGCTACCGGCTTCGAGCAGTACGGCGCACCCAGTGGCGGCCTCGTCACCTTCCACAAAGAACTGGGCGAGCGAGTCGCCCGCAACGACCTCCTGTTCGAGGTGACCGACGTGTTCGGTGCGGTCAAAGCCGAAATCACCGCCGACTCACAGGGCGTGTTCTGGCGCACCCGCCGCCTCCCGCAGGTCGCCACCGGCGAATACGTCTGTTCGGTCGGGACGGACGTCAACTCTTACTAG
- a CDS encoding tRNA(Ile)(2)-agmatinylcytidine synthase, producing MTIVGLDDTDSRTRGMCTTYAAAVLAERVRRAGGNVERLLLVRLNPAVEYKTRGNAALAVHCDLPVDEAFELATDLVDETAEVADERTNPGVVATTDGLGSRSDWLRKLPHRAIREVLDPEKDVIEPLADGGYHYSGWGSGRGLVGASAAAGAWAGLGEDPVAQPADWTYECLTYRERDRWGSERDVSPESVFSVADEFYPDIWDTVDRGEGEAVCVPNTPGPVLYGIRGDDRESVEEAAAAIESEPVARRETFVTNQGTDMHLQTVEPDEIAEDRAVRVTGEVVEAPETREGGHVFFSLGFPDAAADPLACAAFEPTKRFRDRVRALRVGDRLTVCGEVSDGTCKLEKFAVRDLDTTELATPDCPDCGRSMESAGANAGYRCRDCGTSAEGKVKQPIARDLELGWYEVPPCARRHISKPLVRGGFDAATHPER from the coding sequence GTGACCATCGTCGGACTGGACGACACCGACTCCCGGACGCGGGGGATGTGTACGACCTACGCCGCCGCGGTGCTGGCCGAGCGTGTGCGCCGCGCGGGCGGCAACGTGGAGCGTCTGCTCCTGGTGCGGCTCAACCCCGCAGTCGAGTACAAGACGCGGGGCAACGCCGCGCTGGCCGTCCACTGCGACCTCCCCGTCGACGAGGCCTTCGAGCTCGCGACGGACCTGGTCGACGAAACCGCCGAAGTTGCCGACGAGCGAACGAACCCGGGTGTGGTGGCGACCACCGACGGCCTCGGGAGTCGGTCGGACTGGCTCCGGAAGCTCCCGCACCGAGCGATCCGGGAGGTCCTCGATCCCGAAAAGGACGTGATCGAACCGCTCGCAGACGGGGGATATCACTACAGCGGCTGGGGGTCGGGTCGGGGTCTCGTGGGTGCGAGCGCGGCCGCCGGCGCGTGGGCGGGACTGGGCGAAGACCCCGTGGCCCAGCCCGCGGACTGGACCTACGAGTGTCTGACCTACCGCGAACGCGACCGCTGGGGGAGCGAGCGCGACGTGAGTCCGGAGTCGGTCTTCTCGGTGGCCGACGAGTTCTACCCGGACATCTGGGACACGGTCGACCGCGGCGAGGGCGAAGCGGTCTGCGTCCCGAACACGCCGGGCCCCGTCCTCTACGGCATCCGGGGCGACGACCGCGAGAGCGTCGAGGAAGCAGCCGCAGCCATCGAGAGCGAGCCAGTCGCCCGCCGGGAGACCTTCGTCACGAACCAGGGGACCGATATGCACCTTCAGACTGTCGAGCCGGACGAAATCGCCGAGGACCGGGCGGTCCGGGTCACCGGCGAGGTCGTCGAGGCCCCCGAAACCCGCGAGGGCGGTCACGTCTTCTTCTCGCTGGGGTTCCCGGACGCGGCGGCCGACCCGCTCGCGTGTGCGGCCTTCGAGCCGACCAAGCGGTTCCGTGACCGCGTGCGCGCGCTGCGGGTCGGCGACCGCCTGACCGTCTGCGGAGAGGTCTCGGATGGAACCTGCAAACTGGAGAAGTTCGCAGTTCGAGACCTCGATACCACGGAACTCGCCACCCCGGACTGTCCCGACTGCGGGCGGTCGATGGAGAGCGCGGGCGCGAACGCGGGCTATCGCTGTCGGGACTGCGGGACCAGCGCCGAGGGGAAGGTCAAGCAGCCGATAGCGCGCGACCTCGAACTCGGGTGGTACGAGGTGCCGCCGTGTGCGCGACGGCACATCTCGAAACCGCTGGTCCGGGGTGGGTTCGACGCGGCGACGCATCCGGAGCGGTAA
- a CDS encoding transcriptional regulator — MSRSALVGNVTAMLRDAGFLVSDRCAIRPKSFDVAARRGEDTVLVKILGNIDAFDAKTGAEMRRLGEYLRATPVVIGLRTRDEDLKPGVVYFRHGVPVLSPDTAMDLFVEEVPPLIYAAPGGLYVNIDSEVLADAREDRDWSLGRLAQELGVSRRTVSKYEDGMDASVDVATQLEELFEAPLTSPVDVIDGADEVREGEPMPDDPAVDPDDEPVVAVLTRVGFDVHPTDRAPFKTISEEKDREQRMLTGHSEFTETAEKRARIMSSVGRVTRTTSIYVVDRARQESVDGTALIERDEIENIRDVEDLKDLIKERADETPA; from the coding sequence ATGTCACGATCCGCACTGGTCGGCAACGTAACCGCGATGTTGCGGGACGCGGGCTTTCTCGTGAGCGACCGGTGTGCGATCCGGCCAAAGAGCTTCGACGTCGCGGCCCGCCGCGGTGAGGACACGGTACTGGTGAAGATTCTCGGCAACATCGACGCCTTCGACGCCAAGACCGGCGCGGAGATGCGCCGCCTCGGCGAGTACCTGCGCGCGACGCCCGTGGTGATCGGACTCCGGACGCGCGACGAGGACCTCAAGCCCGGCGTCGTCTACTTCCGGCACGGCGTGCCGGTCCTCTCGCCCGACACCGCCATGGACCTGTTCGTCGAGGAAGTGCCGCCGCTGATCTACGCCGCGCCCGGCGGCCTCTACGTCAACATCGACAGCGAGGTGCTGGCAGACGCTCGCGAGGACCGCGACTGGTCGCTCGGTCGTCTCGCTCAGGAACTCGGCGTCTCCCGCCGCACGGTCTCGAAGTACGAGGACGGCATGGACGCCTCCGTCGACGTGGCGACCCAGCTCGAAGAGCTGTTCGAGGCGCCCCTGACCTCGCCGGTCGACGTGATCGACGGCGCTGACGAGGTCCGCGAAGGCGAGCCGATGCCGGACGACCCCGCGGTCGATCCCGACGACGAACCCGTCGTCGCGGTCCTCACCCGCGTCGGCTTCGACGTGCACCCGACCGACCGCGCCCCGTTCAAGACGATCAGCGAGGAGAAAGACCGGGAACAGCGCATGCTCACCGGCCACTCGGAGTTCACCGAGACCGCCGAGAAGCGCGCCCGGATCATGTCCTCTGTCGGTCGGGTCACCCGGACCACATCGATCTACGTCGTCGACCGCGCCCGCCAGGAGTCCGTCGACGGCACCGCGCTCATCGAACGCGACGAAATCGAGAACATCCGGGACGTCGAGGACCTGAAGGACCTCATCAAGGAACGGGCCGACGAGACGCCGGCCTGA
- a CDS encoding glutathione S-transferase N-terminal domain-containing protein, whose protein sequence is MANLELYELDGCPYCAKVTKKLDELDLDYESHMVPRSHSERTEVEEVSGQTGVPVLVDPDNGVEGMPESDDIVEYLENTYGN, encoded by the coding sequence ATGGCAAACCTGGAACTCTACGAACTGGACGGCTGTCCGTACTGCGCGAAGGTCACGAAGAAACTGGACGAACTGGATCTGGACTACGAGTCTCACATGGTCCCGCGCAGTCACAGCGAGCGCACCGAAGTCGAGGAAGTCAGCGGCCAGACCGGCGTCCCCGTCCTCGTCGACCCCGACAACGGCGTCGAGGGGATGCCCGAGTCCGACGACATCGTGGAGTACCTCGAGAACACGTACGGCAACTAA
- a CDS encoding halocyanin domain-containing protein, with translation MVTRRSLLSSGGRVTAAGALLGVAGCVDRTASGRGGDPDPETETDEPATTEAPGRSSDERPERPDFGGWLDDANGFDGTVRDVTGEETVTVKVGAGERAYAFSPPAVHVDNGTTVRFEWVGEGGAHNVVSADDGPLDSGSVVGSEGVHYEFTFTEDGIFNYTCLPHQSVGMHGSVVVGTDYPATTEPYGTDDEFDHGDDDSDDIAEDQGHYLDDANDIDDGKPADRTGQDEVTIRVGAGDKGYAFDPALVVVDVGTTVRWEWTGEGGAHNVVARNDTFDSGSPEAGDGASFEYTFTESGSHMYGCIPHEGLGMKGAISVAPERETSDTATPVSPKTDRGV, from the coding sequence ATGGTGACACGACGGTCCCTGCTCTCCAGTGGCGGCCGGGTCACGGCGGCCGGTGCCCTCCTCGGCGTCGCGGGTTGTGTCGACCGCACTGCGTCCGGGCGGGGTGGCGACCCGGACCCTGAGACAGAGACGGACGAACCGGCGACGACAGAGGCGCCCGGTCGGTCGAGCGACGAACGACCTGAACGGCCCGACTTCGGGGGCTGGCTGGACGACGCGAACGGGTTCGACGGCACGGTTCGGGACGTGACCGGCGAGGAGACGGTGACGGTGAAAGTCGGTGCGGGCGAGCGAGCGTACGCGTTCTCTCCGCCGGCGGTACACGTCGACAATGGGACGACCGTCCGGTTCGAGTGGGTCGGCGAGGGCGGTGCCCACAACGTCGTCTCGGCCGACGACGGACCCCTCGATTCAGGGTCCGTGGTCGGTAGCGAAGGTGTCCACTACGAGTTCACCTTCACGGAGGATGGCATCTTCAACTACACCTGTCTACCCCACCAGAGCGTCGGGATGCACGGGTCGGTCGTCGTCGGCACGGACTACCCGGCGACGACCGAACCCTACGGTACCGACGACGAGTTCGACCACGGCGACGACGACAGCGACGACATCGCCGAGGATCAGGGTCATTACCTCGACGACGCCAACGACATCGACGACGGGAAACCCGCCGACAGGACCGGGCAGGACGAGGTGACGATCCGCGTCGGGGCAGGCGATAAGGGCTACGCGTTCGATCCTGCGCTCGTCGTCGTCGACGTAGGGACGACGGTCCGATGGGAGTGGACTGGCGAGGGCGGTGCCCACAACGTCGTCGCCCGGAACGACACGTTCGACTCCGGATCGCCCGAGGCCGGAGACGGCGCGTCCTTCGAGTACACCTTCACCGAGTCCGGGAGCCACATGTACGGCTGTATCCCTCACGAGGGACTCGGGATGAAAGGCGCCATCTCGGTCGCACCGGAGCGAGAGACAAGCGACACGGCGACGCCAGTCTCCCCGAAAACGGATCGGGGTGTCTAG
- a CDS encoding plastocyanin/azurin family copper-binding protein, protein MNRRTYLRRLGASGLATTALTAPAAATTQENETSTGNGTAANGTANGTETGNGTDSGDRPTVPADGETYEVEMVTESGSYYFDPVGLHVQPGDTVRFVNASGSHSATTYSTDNDRAETRRIPEGARSFDSGVLEEQGATYSYTFATEGTYDYYCSPHKTLGMVGRIVCGEPGGPATEGSIPDAPGSGVMPDSEKIVEEESISYPFVPGGLEPLPWQFWAGAGVFGSVFAYLLSRYDRESGRYSVENADNQV, encoded by the coding sequence ATGAACCGACGCACCTACCTCCGACGGCTCGGGGCCAGCGGTCTCGCGACGACCGCCCTCACGGCTCCGGCGGCCGCCACGACCCAGGAGAACGAGACCAGCACCGGGAACGGGACTGCGGCCAACGGAACCGCCAACGGCACCGAGACCGGGAACGGGACCGACTCCGGCGACCGACCGACGGTCCCCGCCGACGGCGAGACCTACGAGGTCGAGATGGTCACCGAGAGCGGGAGCTACTACTTCGACCCGGTCGGACTCCACGTCCAGCCCGGTGACACCGTCCGGTTCGTCAACGCGAGCGGGTCCCACAGCGCGACCACCTACTCGACGGACAACGACCGCGCCGAGACCCGCCGTATCCCCGAGGGTGCCCGGAGCTTCGACAGCGGCGTCCTCGAAGAACAGGGCGCGACCTACAGCTACACCTTCGCCACCGAAGGCACCTACGACTACTACTGTTCACCGCACAAGACGCTGGGCATGGTCGGTCGCATCGTCTGTGGCGAACCGGGCGGGCCCGCGACCGAGGGCTCGATTCCGGACGCTCCGGGCAGCGGCGTCATGCCCGACAGCGAGAAAATCGTCGAGGAGGAGAGTATCTCCTACCCGTTCGTCCCCGGCGGCCTGGAACCGCTCCCCTGGCAGTTCTGGGCCGGGGCGGGCGTGTTCGGGTCGGTGTTCGCATACCTGCTCTCGAGGTACGACCGCGAGTCCGGTCGCTACAGCGTCGAGAACGCCGACAATCAGGTCTAG
- a CDS encoding ubiquinol-cytochrome c reductase iron-sulfur subunit has protein sequence MPTDIPPEDPHEEIEIERRQVAKVLAAVSGAGAVSAFSVSALAGLGESGKIEPPEPLFVEGVRLVDAEGEPLTTTDAIPQNETLEPTTVYPEKEGGGAITEDRAAVLLVRFPEDSYQDPTNLDGTVEGYAAYSKVCTHLGCAVNGTEGDQFYCQCHGSQFDPLQGAKVTGGPAPSPLPQLPIGVSEGEDGQLLMATGPFEGPVGPQ, from the coding sequence ATGCCAACGGACATACCGCCGGAGGACCCACACGAGGAGATCGAGATCGAACGTCGACAGGTCGCGAAGGTACTGGCGGCGGTCAGTGGTGCCGGTGCCGTCAGCGCGTTCAGCGTCTCCGCGCTCGCCGGCCTCGGCGAGTCGGGGAAGATCGAACCGCCCGAACCGCTGTTCGTCGAGGGCGTCCGACTGGTCGACGCCGAGGGCGAACCCCTCACGACCACCGACGCCATCCCGCAAAACGAGACACTGGAGCCGACGACCGTCTACCCCGAGAAGGAAGGCGGCGGCGCGATCACCGAGGACCGCGCCGCGGTCCTGCTCGTCCGGTTCCCCGAGGACAGCTATCAGGATCCGACGAACCTCGACGGGACCGTCGAGGGGTACGCGGCCTACTCGAAGGTGTGTACCCACCTGGGCTGTGCCGTCAACGGAACGGAGGGCGACCAGTTCTACTGTCAGTGTCACGGGTCGCAGTTCGACCCGCTACAGGGCGCGAAGGTGACCGGCGGCCCGGCACCGAGCCCGCTGCCACAGCTCCCGATCGGTGTCTCCGAGGGTGAGGACGGACAACTGCTCATGGCGACCGGCCCCTTCGAGGGCCCGGTCGGTCCCCAGTAA
- a CDS encoding cytochrome bc complex cytochrome b subunit, translating to MTRDNAADGPDDAPADETATDGRGHTGGYDGTTGGEPVHGREIETRQKYPNNRLFTWLDDRLELNHEILGKAFPEDKYGSFLLGEIALFSFIFLAVTGSFLGLMYEPVAETVTYEGNAAEWAGQEVPGAFASVLSITYDTPFGMFLRMAHHWAAYIFIAAIALHMFRVFFSGAYRNPHEPNWFVGSVLLLLALGEGFFGYALPLDGFSKAATTIGFNMTGAVPFVGEWLQALAFGGSFPGQAEQVIPHMFFLHVFLLPALLVGIIGLHMMILMRQKHTEHAPSSRSGDRTPEADDDSFVVGSPLFPQQFLLSTVVLLLTAATISFLAAFFPVQRIAAIGLDSPSSPSPDWFFMWVFGSLKMIPAELSIAGSTIVLGGWAEFIGGILIPMVIIGVMIVWPLIDNTDEPKHFTVDPLDRPAQTALGVGAIMLTIVLSIDGMRGTVAEVLGMSSDALYPYLVAMTFAVPILYTLIVYAVLKRRQRRLAG from the coding sequence ATGACACGCGACAACGCAGCCGACGGACCCGACGACGCGCCGGCCGACGAGACCGCAACGGACGGACGCGGCCACACGGGCGGCTACGACGGCACCACTGGCGGCGAACCCGTCCACGGCCGTGAGATCGAGACCCGCCAGAAGTACCCGAACAACCGCCTCTTTACGTGGCTCGACGACCGTCTCGAACTCAACCACGAGATCCTCGGGAAGGCCTTCCCCGAGGACAAGTACGGTTCGTTCCTGCTCGGCGAGATCGCCCTCTTCTCCTTTATCTTCCTGGCCGTGACCGGTTCCTTCCTCGGGCTGATGTACGAACCCGTCGCCGAGACAGTCACCTACGAGGGCAACGCCGCGGAGTGGGCGGGTCAGGAGGTCCCGGGCGCGTTCGCGAGCGTCCTCTCGATCACGTACGACACGCCCTTCGGCATGTTCCTGCGGATGGCCCACCACTGGGCGGCGTACATCTTCATCGCCGCCATCGCCCTGCACATGTTCCGAGTGTTCTTCAGCGGTGCCTACCGCAACCCCCACGAGCCCAACTGGTTCGTCGGGAGCGTCCTGCTCTTGCTCGCTCTGGGTGAGGGCTTTTTCGGCTACGCGCTCCCGCTGGACGGGTTCAGCAAGGCGGCGACCACCATCGGGTTCAACATGACCGGCGCGGTGCCGTTCGTCGGTGAGTGGTTACAGGCGCTCGCCTTTGGCGGATCCTTCCCGGGGCAGGCCGAGCAGGTGATCCCGCACATGTTCTTCCTGCACGTCTTCCTGCTGCCCGCGCTGCTGGTGGGGATCATCGGCCTCCACATGATGATCCTGATGCGCCAGAAACACACCGAGCACGCGCCCAGTTCCCGGAGCGGCGACCGCACCCCGGAGGCCGACGACGATTCGTTCGTCGTCGGGTCGCCCCTCTTCCCCCAGCAGTTCCTGCTCTCGACGGTCGTGCTCCTGCTGACGGCCGCCACCATCTCCTTTTTGGCGGCCTTCTTCCCCGTCCAGCGGATCGCCGCCATCGGTCTCGACTCCCCGAGCAGTCCGAGCCCCGACTGGTTTTTCATGTGGGTGTTCGGCTCGCTGAAGATGATCCCGGCGGAGCTATCGATCGCCGGGAGTACGATCGTTCTCGGTGGGTGGGCCGAGTTCATCGGCGGTATCCTGATCCCGATGGTGATCATCGGCGTGATGATCGTCTGGCCGCTGATCGACAACACCGACGAGCCCAAACACTTCACCGTCGATCCGCTCGACCGTCCCGCCCAGACCGCCCTCGGCGTTGGGGCGATCATGCTCACCATCGTCCTCTCGATCGACGGGATGCGCGGGACCGTCGCGGAGGTCCTCGGGATGTCGAGCGACGCGCTCTACCCCTATCTGGTCGCGATGACGTTCGCGGTCCCGATCCTGTACACGCTGATCGTCTACGCCGTGCTCAAGCGCCGACAGCGCCGGCTCGCCGGGTAG
- the pyrE gene encoding orotate phosphoribosyltransferase, giving the protein MANQQLIDALRDADAVKFGEFELSHGGTSNYYVDKYVFETDPRCLELIAEAFADRVDDSKLAGVALGAVPLVAVTSVETGQPYVIARKQAKEYGTGNRIEGELAEGEEVVVLEDIATTGQSAVDAVEALREAGAVVDRVLVVVDRQDGATENLADHDIELESLLTADDLLADADEIDD; this is encoded by the coding sequence ATGGCCAACCAGCAGCTCATCGACGCGCTCAGGGACGCCGACGCCGTGAAGTTCGGCGAGTTCGAGCTGTCCCACGGCGGCACCTCGAACTACTACGTCGACAAGTACGTCTTCGAGACCGACCCGCGGTGTCTGGAACTGATCGCCGAGGCCTTCGCAGATCGGGTTGATGACTCGAAACTCGCCGGCGTCGCACTGGGCGCGGTCCCGCTGGTGGCGGTCACCAGCGTCGAGACGGGCCAGCCCTACGTCATCGCTCGCAAGCAGGCCAAGGAGTACGGCACCGGCAACCGAATCGAGGGCGAACTCGCCGAGGGCGAGGAAGTCGTCGTCCTCGAAGACATCGCGACGACGGGCCAGAGCGCCGTCGACGCCGTCGAGGCGCTGCGCGAGGCGGGCGCTGTCGTCGACCGCGTGCTCGTCGTCGTCGACCGGCAGGACGGGGCGACCGAGAACCTGGCCGACCACGACATCGAACTGGAGTCGCTGCTGACCGCCGACGACCTGCTGGCGGACGCCGACGAGATCGACGACTGA
- a CDS encoding NifU family protein: MSTETEGGDDELRERVTNFLRRNFPQIQMHGGSAAIQDIDRETGEVSIQLGGACSGCGISPMTIQAIKTRMTKEIPEIDEVHANTGMGGNEGMAGGSTSPSFPGHESSGGDEDDEGPEAPF; the protein is encoded by the coding sequence ATGAGCACCGAAACCGAGGGCGGCGACGACGAACTCCGCGAGCGGGTGACGAACTTCCTGCGCCGGAACTTCCCCCAGATCCAGATGCACGGCGGGAGCGCGGCGATCCAGGACATCGACCGGGAGACCGGCGAGGTGTCCATCCAGCTCGGCGGCGCGTGTTCGGGCTGTGGCATCTCCCCCATGACGATCCAGGCGATCAAGACCCGGATGACCAAGGAGATCCCCGAGATCGACGAGGTCCACGCCAACACCGGCATGGGCGGCAACGAGGGCATGGCGGGCGGCTCGACCAGCCCCTCGTTCCCGGGCCACGAGTCCAGCGGCGGCGACGAGGACGACGAAGGCCCCGAAGCACCCTTCTAA
- a CDS encoding NCS2 family permease — protein sequence MSDGPAADDAVTDGGQGSWFANYFGFAEHGTDLRTEILAGITTFLTISYIVVVNPVILTAYPDDGTPGGIALPGYTPGEVYQMLAVVTILASAVAIFVMAFYANRPFALAPGLGLNAFFAITVVGVMGVPWETALAAIVTEGVIFIILTAIGAREYVINLFPQPVKFGVGTGIGLFLAIIGFQAMGIVVDDPATLVGLGNVASDPVALLSVVGLFITFALYAAGLRGAIIVGILGTTLIGWGLTIAGVFPQGVLTPASIPSPQYDITPLAGAFVEGFTNVEPFVFSLVVFTFFFVDFFDTAGTLVGVGQAGGFLDENGDFPDIDKPLMADAVGTTVGGMLGTSTVTTFVESATGVEEGGRTGMTALVVGLLFLASLVVVPLAAAIPQYASHIALVVVAVLLMRNVTDIQWDDFAHSVPAGLTIMVMPLTYSIAYGIAAGIISYPIVKTAQGNWRDVHVGQWLLAIAFVAYFAVRTSGVLTSVA from the coding sequence ATGTCCGATGGACCGGCGGCTGACGACGCAGTGACGGACGGGGGCCAGGGGTCCTGGTTCGCGAACTACTTCGGGTTCGCCGAGCACGGCACGGACCTGCGGACGGAAATTCTCGCGGGGATCACGACTTTCCTGACGATCAGTTACATCGTGGTCGTGAACCCGGTGATCCTGACGGCGTACCCTGACGACGGGACGCCCGGCGGGATCGCACTCCCGGGGTACACCCCGGGCGAGGTGTACCAGATGCTCGCGGTCGTCACCATCCTCGCGTCGGCGGTCGCCATCTTCGTAATGGCCTTCTACGCGAACCGGCCGTTCGCGCTGGCTCCCGGACTCGGACTGAACGCCTTCTTCGCGATTACGGTCGTCGGCGTGATGGGCGTTCCCTGGGAGACGGCGCTCGCGGCCATCGTGACCGAGGGTGTCATCTTCATTATCCTGACCGCGATCGGCGCACGCGAGTACGTCATCAACCTATTCCCTCAACCGGTGAAGTTCGGCGTCGGGACCGGTATCGGGCTGTTTCTGGCGATCATCGGCTTCCAGGCGATGGGGATCGTCGTCGACGACCCCGCGACGCTCGTCGGCCTCGGAAACGTGGCCAGCGACCCGGTCGCACTCCTCTCGGTTGTCGGTCTCTTCATCACGTTCGCGCTGTACGCGGCGGGCCTGCGGGGTGCGATTATCGTCGGCATCCTCGGAACGACGCTAATCGGCTGGGGACTGACCATAGCCGGCGTCTTCCCGCAGGGCGTCCTCACACCCGCTTCGATCCCGTCGCCACAGTACGACATCACGCCGCTCGCGGGCGCGTTCGTCGAGGGATTCACCAACGTCGAACCGTTCGTGTTCTCGCTGGTCGTGTTCACCTTCTTCTTCGTGGACTTCTTCGACACCGCGGGGACGCTCGTCGGCGTCGGACAGGCCGGTGGCTTCCTCGACGAGAACGGTGACTTCCCGGACATCGACAAACCGCTGATGGCCGACGCCGTCGGGACGACCGTGGGCGGGATGCTAGGCACCTCGACGGTGACGACGTTCGTCGAGTCCGCGACGGGTGTCGAGGAGGGTGGGCGGACCGGGATGACCGCGCTCGTGGTGGGCCTGCTCTTTCTGGCCTCGCTCGTCGTGGTGCCGCTGGCGGCCGCGATTCCGCAGTACGCCTCCCACATCGCGCTGGTGGTCGTCGCCGTCCTGTTGATGCGCAACGTCACAGACATCCAGTGGGACGACTTCGCCCACTCCGTGCCGGCCGGGCTGACGATCATGGTGATGCCGCTGACCTACTCCATCGCCTACGGGATCGCCGCAGGGATCATCAGCTATCCGATCGTCAAGACCGCACAGGGCAATTGGCGCGACGTGCACGTCGGCCAGTGGCTGCTGGCGATCGCCTTCGTGGCCTACTTCGCGGTGCGGACCAGCGGCGTGCTCACGTCGGTGGCCTGA
- a CDS encoding RidA family protein has protein sequence MSRQHVSSGTEWEEQVGYARAVRTGDRVVVSGTTATDDSGDPVAVGDPYGQAKHALGIVDSALAEAGASLDDVIRTRMYVTDADDWPAVGRAHREAFGEARPAATMVQVDGLIDPDLCVEIEAEAVIGPT, from the coding sequence ATGAGCCGACAGCACGTCTCTTCGGGGACCGAGTGGGAGGAACAGGTGGGTTACGCGCGGGCCGTCCGCACGGGCGACCGGGTCGTCGTCTCGGGAACGACCGCCACGGACGACTCGGGCGATCCGGTCGCCGTGGGCGACCCGTACGGACAGGCGAAACACGCGCTGGGGATCGTCGACTCGGCACTCGCCGAGGCCGGCGCGAGTCTCGACGACGTGATCCGAACCCGCATGTACGTCACCGACGCCGACGACTGGCCGGCGGTTGGGCGTGCCCACAGGGAAGCGTTCGGCGAGGCCCGTCCCGCGGCGACGATGGTGCAGGTCGACGGCCTGATCGACCCCGACCTCTGCGTCGAGATCGAGGCCGAAGCCGTGATCGGTCCGACCTGA
- a CDS encoding DUF5783 family protein gives MAEFDPEKFEDKYANYFTELQRAYKNAFETMNDRFDSELIHGIDQFVLSESEPFYEGDGRFRIELPEEPYDRLQGVVVGEEKFEEIMDRYLDEIETELQRVFGFDTSE, from the coding sequence ATGGCCGAGTTCGACCCCGAGAAGTTCGAGGACAAGTACGCCAACTACTTCACGGAGCTCCAGCGGGCCTACAAGAACGCCTTCGAGACGATGAACGACCGGTTCGATTCGGAGTTGATCCACGGCATCGACCAGTTCGTCCTCTCGGAGAGCGAACCCTTCTACGAGGGCGACGGCCGGTTCCGGATCGAACTCCCCGAGGAGCCCTACGACCGCCTGCAGGGCGTCGTCGTCGGCGAGGAGAAGTTCGAGGAGATCATGGACCGATATCTCGACGAGATCGAGACGGAACTCCAGCGCGTCTTCGGGTTCGACACGAGCGAGTAG